Proteins from one Desulfonema limicola genomic window:
- a CDS encoding diguanylate cyclase yields the protein MQSVLIVEDSIFFGVLLKNKLEKETNFKAVWCRSMSEAVKTIEQADTHFFAAILDYNLPDAPEGEIIDAVIGKGVPAIVFTGIISEKVRSLVWSKKVVDYALKDDSQSINYIVTMLKRLKKNINTKVMVVEDSLFFKKVLKDLLEIHHYTVFIANNGQEALKLLDENPDIKMVITDYHMPLMDGFTLTQKIREQYGKDRLAIIGISSEGDNVMGARFIKSGANDFIIKQTFLTEEFYCRVTQNIETLEHIQMVREAAIKDFLTGLYNRRYFFDMGKKLFASSRRDNLSILCCMIDIDHFKKVNDTYGHDAGDIVLKEVSLILKNRMRETDIVARIGGEEFCILAVNMDQKEAANIFDDLRKKIEQNQVDIGNKQIKVTISMGLNINSGNSLDEMVNRADTFLFQAKKQGRNQIVSG from the coding sequence ATGCAATCAGTGCTAATTGTTGAAGACAGCATTTTTTTTGGTGTACTGCTTAAAAACAAACTTGAAAAAGAGACAAACTTTAAAGCTGTATGGTGCAGGAGCATGTCAGAAGCAGTTAAAACTATTGAACAGGCTGACACTCATTTTTTTGCTGCAATTCTTGACTACAATCTTCCTGATGCTCCTGAAGGTGAAATTATTGATGCAGTTATTGGAAAAGGTGTTCCTGCCATTGTATTTACAGGTATAATCAGTGAAAAAGTAAGAAGCCTGGTATGGTCAAAAAAGGTTGTGGATTATGCTTTAAAAGATGATTCCCAGAGTATAAATTATATAGTAACCATGCTGAAAAGACTGAAAAAAAATATTAACACCAAGGTTATGGTTGTTGAAGATTCACTTTTTTTCAAAAAGGTTCTTAAAGATCTGCTTGAGATACATCATTACACTGTTTTTATTGCAAACAATGGACAAGAGGCTCTTAAATTACTGGATGAAAATCCTGATATAAAAATGGTTATAACAGATTATCACATGCCTTTAATGGATGGATTTACCCTTACCCAGAAAATAAGGGAACAATATGGCAAAGACAGGCTCGCCATAATCGGGATTTCTTCAGAAGGTGATAATGTTATGGGCGCTCGTTTTATAAAAAGCGGTGCTAATGATTTTATTATAAAACAAACCTTTTTAACTGAAGAATTTTACTGCCGTGTTACTCAAAATATTGAAACCCTTGAGCATATTCAAATGGTAAGAGAAGCGGCTATTAAAGATTTCCTTACAGGTTTATATAATCGAAGATATTTTTTTGATATGGGAAAAAAACTTTTTGCCAGTTCCAGACGTGATAACCTGAGTATTTTATGCTGTATGATTGATATAGATCATTTTAAAAAGGTTAATGATACATATGGACATGATGCAGGAGACATTGTTTTAAAGGAAGTATCTTTAATTTTAAAAAACAGGATGCGCGAAACAGATATTGTTGCCAGAATCGGGGGTGAAGAATTCTGTATTTTAGCTGTAAATATGGATCAAAAAGAAGCTGCAAATATATTTGATGATTTAAGGAAAAAAATAGAACAAAATCAAGTTGATATAGGAAACAAACAAATCAAGGTTACAATAAGCATGGGTCTTAATATAAACTCAGGCAACAGCCTGGATGAAATGGTCAACAGGGCTGATACTTTTCTTTTCCAGGCAAAAAAACAAGGACGTAATCAGATTGTATCCGGCTGA
- a CDS encoding chemotaxis protein CheW — MHDGSLKENQLYPSELCTFFCKDYQFGIDILKVHEINKQVILTPVPQAPDCVLGLMNLRGRIVTIVDLAKKLGFLHKNNNKKKAR, encoded by the coding sequence ATGCATGACGGCAGTTTAAAAGAAAATCAGCTTTATCCTTCTGAATTATGTACATTTTTCTGTAAAGATTATCAATTTGGCATAGATATACTCAAGGTTCATGAGATCAATAAACAGGTAATTCTTACACCAGTTCCCCAGGCTCCTGACTGTGTTTTAGGATTGATGAATTTAAGGGGCAGGATTGTTACTATTGTTGATCTTGCAAAAAAACTGGGTTTTTTGCATAAAAATAACAATAAAAAGAAAGCAAGATAG
- a CDS encoding chemotaxis protein CheW, with amino-acid sequence MGKYLDENLQIFVDESLEQILEIENELLSIEEKGGNLDETAVNKVYRAAHSIKGGAGFLGFDNIKKLTHEMENVLGKIRNREILPESSVISILLLSSDALGNLIKDIENSNDQDISIYIDKLNLLTNVQESGESISLPDAVVNEENEEPVNEKPAEEPPEEEPAEECKTIVSDENEYASILSNMESDHLQTSLRVNIKLLDSLMILAGEMVLSRNQLVQAISGNDRRALEVSGQRIDLITSQLQEAIMHTRMQPVRYIFDKFPRVVRDLAKQLNKNIDIYIEGKEVELDKSIIENLNDPMTHLIRNAADHGIESPDARIRQGKKPVGKISLRAYHDAGQVNIEISDDGKGMDCEQIARYAVNKGLITEEMAGTMSAREKLNLVFLPGLSTRDNITEMSGRGVGMDVVKTNLDRLGGFIDINSKPEKGTIIRIKLPLTLAIIQSLLISSKKERYAIPQANVVELMRVPQSLFKDKIDNVGGARVVRLRDKLIPLVTLSSILGMESKDSPLPDSYIKTGINIVIVSTGVIKYGIIVDDIHDSEEIVIKPLGRHLKKCRGYSGATILGNGRVALILDVGTLSQMAELTSIPASEHSIEMNDEKNPGDALEKQTFLIFKNSQTAHFAVPLELVERIEKVQCRDIEFIGGQRIYQSRGAGIPLFDIGEVAHVETFKPEKEALVIIFFVAGKDVGILAVPPIDSVRAVCSIDETTLRQPGIMGSVIINSKTMLIVDVIDLIEHLHPEWFSVKKKTKYADDVKKMILLAEDSKFFRNQIKCAIENEGYYVVEAEDGLAGMDYLNANGENISLVVTDLEMPNLDGFEFAKQIRQDKRFSKLPVIAVSSLAGKDDIEYAKICGVDEYQIKLNREKLIECIHNYLR; translated from the coding sequence ATGGGAAAATACTTGGATGAAAATCTCCAGATTTTTGTTGATGAATCCCTTGAACAGATTTTGGAAATTGAGAATGAATTGTTATCCATTGAAGAAAAAGGCGGTAATTTAGATGAAACTGCGGTGAACAAGGTATATCGGGCTGCCCATTCCATTAAAGGCGGTGCAGGATTTCTGGGATTTGACAATATAAAAAAGTTAACCCATGAAATGGAAAATGTTCTTGGAAAAATAAGAAACAGGGAGATTCTTCCAGAAAGCTCTGTTATCAGCATTCTCCTTTTATCTTCTGATGCTCTCGGCAATCTGATTAAAGATATTGAAAACAGTAATGACCAGGATATAAGCATATATATTGATAAATTAAATTTACTTACAAATGTTCAAGAAAGTGGTGAAAGTATTTCACTGCCTGATGCTGTTGTAAATGAAGAAAATGAAGAACCGGTAAATGAGAAACCGGCAGAAGAACCACCAGAAGAAGAACCGGCAGAAGAATGTAAAACCATAGTTTCTGATGAAAATGAATATGCATCTATTTTATCAAATATGGAGTCAGACCATCTTCAAACCAGCCTCAGGGTTAATATAAAACTCCTTGATTCCCTGATGATTTTAGCAGGTGAAATGGTTTTAAGCCGTAACCAGCTTGTCCAGGCCATATCTGGAAATGACAGGCGTGCATTAGAGGTATCAGGTCAGAGAATTGATTTGATAACATCTCAATTGCAGGAAGCCATTATGCATACACGTATGCAGCCTGTCCGTTATATCTTTGATAAATTTCCCAGAGTAGTCCGGGATCTTGCAAAACAGCTAAATAAAAATATAGATATTTACATAGAAGGAAAAGAGGTTGAACTGGATAAATCCATTATTGAAAATCTTAATGATCCAATGACCCATCTTATAAGAAATGCAGCAGATCATGGTATTGAATCCCCTGATGCAAGAATCAGGCAGGGAAAAAAACCTGTGGGAAAAATAAGTTTAAGAGCATATCATGACGCAGGCCAGGTCAATATTGAGATCAGCGATGACGGAAAAGGCATGGACTGCGAACAAATTGCCAGGTATGCTGTAAATAAAGGTCTGATTACAGAAGAAATGGCAGGTACAATGTCTGCCAGGGAAAAGCTTAACCTGGTTTTTCTTCCCGGTCTTTCTACAAGAGACAATATTACAGAAATGTCAGGCCGTGGGGTGGGTATGGATGTGGTAAAAACAAACTTAGACAGGCTTGGGGGTTTTATTGATATTAATTCAAAACCTGAAAAAGGCACAATTATAAGGATTAAACTTCCTCTCACCCTTGCAATTATTCAAAGTCTTCTTATTTCATCAAAAAAAGAACGATATGCCATACCCCAGGCAAATGTAGTGGAACTTATGAGGGTGCCGCAGTCCCTTTTTAAAGATAAAATTGATAATGTTGGCGGAGCCAGGGTCGTCAGGCTGAGAGACAAATTGATTCCCCTGGTAACACTTTCGTCAATTCTTGGTATGGAATCTAAAGATTCACCATTGCCTGATTCTTATATAAAAACAGGTATAAATATAGTAATTGTATCCACAGGAGTTATTAAATACGGAATAATTGTTGATGATATTCATGATTCTGAAGAGATTGTTATAAAACCTTTGGGCCGGCATCTTAAAAAATGCCGGGGATATTCAGGGGCTACAATTTTGGGAAATGGACGGGTGGCACTTATTCTTGATGTGGGAACCCTGTCTCAGATGGCAGAACTGACATCCATACCTGCTTCAGAACATTCAATAGAAATGAATGATGAGAAAAATCCTGGCGATGCCCTGGAAAAACAAACCTTTTTAATATTTAAAAATTCGCAAACCGCACATTTTGCAGTTCCTTTGGAACTTGTAGAACGTATTGAAAAGGTTCAATGCAGAGATATTGAATTTATAGGCGGTCAAAGAATTTATCAATCCAGAGGAGCAGGTATTCCCCTTTTTGATATAGGAGAGGTTGCTCATGTTGAAACTTTTAAACCTGAAAAAGAAGCACTTGTAATTATTTTTTTTGTTGCAGGAAAGGATGTTGGGATTCTTGCAGTACCGCCAATAGATTCTGTCAGGGCTGTATGCAGTATTGATGAAACAACCCTTAGGCAGCCCGGTATTATGGGTTCTGTAATTATTAACAGCAAGACCATGCTGATAGTTGATGTAATTGATCTTATAGAACATCTTCATCCTGAATGGTTTTCAGTAAAGAAAAAAACAAAATATGCAGATGATGTAAAAAAAATGATCCTGCTGGCTGAAGATTCAAAATTTTTCAGAAATCAGATTAAATGTGCTATTGAAAACGAGGGATATTATGTTGTTGAAGCTGAAGATGGACTGGCAGGGATGGATTACCTAAATGCTAATGGAGAAAATATATCTCTTGTGGTAACAGACCTGGAAATGCCGAATCTTGACGGATTTGAATTTGCAAAACAAATCAGGCAGGATAAACGATTTTCCAAACTGCCTGTTATTGCAGTAAGTTCCCTTGCTGGAAAAGATGACATAGAATATGCAAAAATATGCGGTGTTGATGAATATCAGATAAAACTTAATAGAGAAAAACTCATAGAATGTATTCACAATTATCTGAGATAA
- the pbpC gene encoding penicillin-binding protein 1C — MKWSTGLILFFSRQKNKDVIRLYPADSKYFHPAVFTGFLIFLSLVLYTGTAFIVLDKQFPFYQPEYDKNFAVTVVSDNGTPLRSFPDTKGVWRYPVNIKEVSPLYIQALINYEDRYFRFHPGVNPLALVRALFQFLDSGRFLSGGSTLTMQAARILHPHTKDIKGKSCQMFRAFQLEYHFTKDEILNIYLNYAPFGGPIEGVQAASFAYLGKSALELSHAEAALLAVLPQSPSRMRPDRHPDRASRGRNKVLDRMAKFGIWDKSIVKDAKMEKVLARFEPKPMTAPLLARRLKSQGNPFQPVRTFIDPFIQETVADLIYGFTADTPEHTSGAAIVVENKSLKVRAYVGSADFFNNSRFGHVDMVGAIRSPGSTLKPFLYAIAMEEGLIHSESLLVDAPFSFSGYRPDNFTRHFSGPVSASEALCRSLNLPAVDIIDRIGPKFFDTRLRQGGLKLQYPNYQEPNLTMILGGAGTSLEDLVSAYTAFARGGMAGELRFTQNQKIKQKPMLTKGAAYIIRQILEENPRPDLPAGRLFLDRSRQAAWKTGTSYGFRDAWTIGITDQYTIGVWTGRPDGTPSPGQYGRAAAAPLFFSIVDSLPRQYTSPSSIPDTVSRREICWPLGIPASEKYKTGKDPLCHRRRMAWILNNIIPPAFPDRTDELWQPNPVSIMINPETGLRVDIDCPVFNPVKTLIARWPRASEPWLSPELRRKSSIPPFDPRCSSSSFNYADNIKIMGIEDNTIFRPPGSETRLPSVNLMARGGKKNLYWLLNGRLIARSGINETCIYQFKSPGQYQLTVMDQAGNYDFVQFTVISPEI; from the coding sequence ATGAAATGGTCAACAGGGCTGATACTTTTCTTTTCCAGGCAAAAAAACAAGGACGTAATCAGATTGTATCCGGCTGACAGTAAATATTTTCACCCAGCTGTTTTTACTGGTTTCCTGATTTTTCTATCCCTGGTTCTATATACTGGAACTGCATTTATAGTGCTTGATAAACAATTCCCTTTTTATCAGCCTGAATATGATAAAAATTTTGCTGTTACTGTTGTTTCTGACAATGGAACTCCTTTAAGAAGTTTTCCTGATACAAAAGGGGTATGGAGATACCCTGTAAATATTAAAGAAGTATCTCCTTTATATATTCAAGCCCTGATAAATTATGAAGACCGGTATTTTAGATTTCATCCCGGGGTTAATCCCCTTGCTCTTGTGCGCGCCCTTTTTCAATTTCTGGATTCAGGCCGTTTTCTCTCAGGAGGCTCAACCCTTACCATGCAGGCAGCAAGGATTCTGCATCCTCATACTAAGGATATAAAAGGCAAATCATGCCAGATGTTTCGTGCTTTTCAGCTTGAATATCATTTTACAAAAGATGAGATACTTAATATTTATTTAAATTATGCACCTTTTGGAGGCCCCATAGAAGGGGTTCAGGCAGCAAGTTTTGCCTATCTGGGCAAATCTGCTCTTGAACTAAGCCATGCTGAAGCAGCTCTTTTGGCAGTTCTTCCCCAGTCTCCCAGCCGAATGAGGCCTGACAGACATCCTGACCGGGCATCCAGAGGCAGAAACAAGGTTTTAGACCGGATGGCAAAGTTTGGAATCTGGGATAAAAGCATTGTTAAGGATGCTAAAATGGAAAAGGTGCTTGCCAGATTTGAGCCAAAGCCCATGACAGCTCCGCTTCTTGCAAGGCGTTTAAAATCCCAGGGAAATCCTTTTCAGCCTGTGCGGACTTTTATTGATCCTTTTATCCAGGAAACTGTTGCAGACCTGATTTATGGATTTACAGCAGATACACCAGAACATACATCAGGTGCTGCAATTGTTGTTGAGAATAAAAGCCTTAAGGTCAGGGCTTATGTGGGGTCTGCTGATTTTTTTAATAACAGCAGGTTTGGACATGTGGATATGGTCGGTGCCATAAGATCACCTGGATCAACATTAAAGCCTTTTTTATATGCCATTGCAATGGAAGAAGGTCTGATTCATTCGGAAAGCCTTTTGGTTGATGCTCCTTTTTCATTCAGCGGGTACAGGCCGGATAATTTTACCCGTCATTTTTCAGGCCCGGTAAGTGCATCTGAGGCTCTCTGCCGTTCATTAAACCTTCCTGCTGTTGATATTATAGACAGGATAGGCCCTAAATTTTTTGATACCAGGCTGCGCCAGGGAGGTCTAAAGCTTCAATATCCAAATTACCAGGAACCAAACCTGACAATGATACTTGGCGGAGCAGGTACATCTCTTGAGGATTTGGTAAGCGCATATACTGCTTTTGCCCGCGGAGGCATGGCCGGAGAACTCAGGTTTACCCAAAACCAGAAAATAAAGCAAAAACCTATGCTTACCAAAGGGGCTGCTTATATAATAAGGCAGATATTAGAGGAAAATCCAAGACCTGATCTTCCAGCAGGCCGCCTTTTTCTTGACAGATCCAGGCAGGCTGCCTGGAAAACAGGAACCAGTTACGGGTTCAGGGATGCCTGGACTATTGGTATTACAGACCAGTACACAATTGGAGTCTGGACAGGAAGACCAGACGGCACACCCTCTCCCGGGCAGTATGGACGCGCCGCTGCAGCTCCCCTGTTTTTCAGCATAGTTGACAGCCTGCCGCGGCAATACACTTCTCCCAGTTCCATTCCTGATACAGTCAGCCGCAGGGAAATCTGCTGGCCCCTTGGAATTCCTGCCAGTGAAAAATATAAAACAGGCAAAGACCCCCTGTGCCATCGCCGCCGTATGGCATGGATCCTCAATAATATTATTCCTCCTGCCTTTCCTGACAGAACAGACGAGTTATGGCAGCCCAACCCGGTATCCATAATGATTAACCCTGAAACAGGGCTAAGGGTGGATATTGACTGTCCTGTTTTCAATCCGGTAAAAACGCTTATTGCCCGCTGGCCCAGGGCATCTGAACCCTGGCTTTCTCCTGAATTGCGCAGGAAATCAAGCATTCCCCCTTTTGATCCCAGGTGCAGCAGCTCATCTTTTAATTATGCTGATAATATCAAAATAATGGGGATTGAAGATAACACAATATTTCGTCCCCCTGGTTCTGAAACCCGTCTGCCATCTGTAAATCTTATGGCAAGAGGCGGAAAAAAAAATCTCTACTGGCTTCTTAACGGCCGGCTTATAGCCAGGTCAGGCATTAATGAAACCTGTATTTATCAATTCAAGTCCCCGGGGCAATACCAATTAACGGTTATGGATCAGGCAGGAAATTATGATTTTGTCCAGTTTACAGTAATATCCCCTGAAATATAA